A genomic window from Silene latifolia isolate original U9 population chromosome Y, ASM4854445v1, whole genome shotgun sequence includes:
- the LOC141630566 gene encoding uncharacterized protein LOC141630566 yields MRAAQDRQKSYADLKRSEIEFEVGDKVLLKVSPMKGVMRFGKSGKLSQKFIALYEILHRVGEVAYQLAQPPALDRVHNVFHFSQLRKYVSDPTHVLEPEHVEIDEQMSYVEMPKEILDKKVRETRNAEATLVKVLWTNHNVEEATWEVEAAMRDK; encoded by the coding sequence ATGAGAGCTGCGCAAGATAGACAGAAGAGTTATGCGGATTTGAAGAGGAGTGAGATAGAGTTTGAGGTAGGAGACAAAGTGTTACTAAAAGTGTCTCCTATGAAGGGCgtgatgaggtttgggaagagtggtaagttgagtcagaagttcattgcACTGTACGAGATCTTACACAGAGTTGGAGAGGTAGCTTATCAATTAGCACAACCTCCAGCTTTGGACAGAGTTCATAATGTATTTCATTTTTCGCAACTgagaaagtatgtgagtgatcctactcATGTGTTAGAACCTGAGCATGTAGAGATAGATGAGCAGATGTCCTATGTTGAGATGCCTAAAGAGATATTGGACAAAAAAGTGAGAGAGACTCGGAATGCAGAGGCAACTTTAGTGAAGGTTTTGTGgactaatcataatgtggaggaagctacatgggaagttGAAGCTGCTATGAGGGACAAGTAA